The Natronomonas salsuginis genomic sequence TCGTAGAGGACGACCTCGTGGCCGGCCATCGCGCTGACTTGAGCGATACCGTGACCCATGGTCCCGGCACCGAGAACTGCTATCTGCATACGTCTCGATACTTTCCGTACGGGGACAAAACCTTTTTCGTCAGCGGCCGGCGGCGTTCGGGTCGCCGATCAGTACCCGCCGTAGGACTCATCGACGTGCTCGCCGGCTTCGATCAGCTCGTCACTCTCGAAGAGCTTCGCGACGGCGACGGCGTCCTCGTCGCCGTATCCCTCCGAGATCGCTTTCGTGTACAGCTGATAGATGATCGCGGTGACCGGCATCGAATGGTCGGTGTCCTCGCCGGTGTCGAGGGCGAGCCCGATGTCCTTGCGGGCGAGCGAGACGGGGAACCCGGGGTCGAAGTTTCGGTTGAGCGCGCGCGGCATCCGCTTTTCGAACTGGTTCGAGGACCCGCCGCCGTTTCGAAGCGCCTCGAGGAGCCGTTCGCCGTCCAACCCGCGCTCGGTCCCGAGCGAGACGGCCTCCATCGCCAACATGAGGTTGCCCATCGACATCACGTTGTTGAGCAGTTTGGCGGTGTGCCCGGCTCCAGACTGGCCGACGTGGAACGATTTGTTCGAGATCGCATCGAGCACTGGTTTGGCCGGCGGACTCGAAACGGCGTCGTCGGCACCGCCGACGAAGATCGTCAGCGTCCCCGACGCGGCACCCTCCGGACCGCCCGAAACCGGCGAATCGATCAGCGTGACGCCCCGTTCGGCCGCCACGAGTGCGACCTCCTCGGTCGTCGCCGGATCGATCGTACTCGCCTCGATCGCCACGAGGTCGTCCGCCCCCGCAGCGATCCCGTTCTCGCCGAGGTAGCTCTCGCGGACGGTGTCCGGGTTCGGGAGCGACGTGAGGACGACGTCGCTCGCTGCGGCGAGGTCGGCCGCGCTCGGATACGGTTCGATACCCCCTTCGGCGGCCCGCTCGCGAGCCTCCGGGACGACGTCGTAGCCGCGAACGTCGAATCCCGAATCGAGGAGGTGGCCGGCCATCGCGCTGCCCATACGACCCAGCCCGACGACTCCCACGGTCGGTTGTGACATGGATCTGCTTGCTTACGGTGGAGGATAAAGATTCGCCTGCGACGCGACGGAATCCTCAGAGCAACTCCGAGAGCAGTTCGAGGGCGTCGTCGACGTCCATGGAGCGGGGGCTGGCGCGGAGGTGTCGTTCGGAGGCGAGTGATGCTTCCGCGAGCGCGTCGAGATCGCCCTCCGCCGCGCCGAGTGCAGTGAGGTCGCCGTCGAACCCGACGTCGTCGCGCAGGGATCGGACGCCGGCGACGAACGTCGCGGCGCGGTGTCGCCTGGAGCCGGACGCGTCGTACAGGCGGTCGCCGAGAGAGGCGAACCGATCGAGCGCGGCGGGCGCGTTGTACTCGAGCACCGCCGGCATGACCGCGGCGATGGCTTCTGCGTGCGGGACGTGGTAGAGCGCGCCGACGCCGTAGGCGACCGAGTGGATCGCCGACTTCCCGCCGTTGACGCGGCCCAACATCGCCAGCGTGGCGGCCATCGACATCCCGACGCGCGCCTCGGGAGCATCGCCGCCGTAGAAGGTGGCATCACGGAGGTGCGTCTCGACCAGGTCCATCGCCCGCAGACACAGCGCGTCGGCGAACTCGTTCGAATCGGTCGAGATGTACGAACCGACCGCGTGGGCGAACGCATCGAGGCCGGTGCCGGCGGTCAGCCGGGACGGCAACTGCATCGAGAGGTCGGGATCGACGAGGGCGACGTCGGCGAACAGTACCGGATCGATGAGCCCTCGCTTCTCGCCGTCGTCGTCGAACAGGACGGCGGCCGGCGACACCTCGCTCCCGGTTCCGGACGTCGTCGGCAGCAAAATCGTCGGCGCGCTGTCCGCGAGCGGATCGTCCGATTCGAGCAGTTCGAGGAGGGAGCGATCGGACGCGACGGTCGCGGCGGCGGCTTTCGTCACGTCCATCGGGCTCCCGCCGCCCAGCCCCACTATGACGTCGGATTGGGCGGCCGCCTCGGCGGCGGCATGCGCGACCGAAACGGACGGGTCGGACTCGATCCCGTCGAAGATCTCGACGTCCAGTCCGGCGGTTTCGAGCGAGTCGACGACCGACTCGGCCAGCCCGGCTGCCCGAACGCCGGGATCGGTCACGAGCAACGCCCGGTCGCCGAATCGCGCGGCGCAGTCGCCCGTTTCCGCCACCCGTCCACGACCGAAGCGGAGCGCGTCCGGACCGCGAAGGTCGAACGCCTGGTCAAGCAGTGACATACGTTCCGGTGGGATCCAGACGGGCATAGTGGTTACTGTCCGGGCGTCGACGACGAGAGCGATCATCGTCTGGGGCGAAGCGGTCGACAGGTGGATTTATTTTCGACGGCGAAGACGAGCTACCATGTCGCAAACGAAAGTCGGCTACATCGGCGTCGACCACCATCACCGGGACCCCTACCTCCAGCTGTCCGCCCAGCTGCCGGTCGAGATGGTGGCGCTGTGCGAGCCGGGGAAGGAGTACACGGCGGCGGACATTCAGCCGCACACCGACCGGCCCGACGAGATCGCCACCGACGGCGCGGACATCGGCGAAATCGCGGACCGAGCGGCGATCTACGCCGATCCGACGGAACTGATCGCCGACGCCGGCGTGGACGTCATCTGGGTGACCTACCGAAACGACGAGGTGCCGGGCTTCATCGACGCGGCGATCGACCACGGCGTCGACGTGATCTGTGAGAAACCGCTGGCCCGAACCGCGGCCGACCTCCGGCCGCTGGCCGAGCGCGCCGACGAGGCCGACGTGACGATCGGCGTCAACTACATCTACCGCTACGCGGCTGCCGCCCAAGCCCTCAAAGCGCGGGTCGACGACGGGTTCTTCGGCGATATCTGGTCCGTCGACGGGCGCTACATCGGGAGCAAACTCGACTACCGGAATCGGTCGCACTACATCTACGACGACGCGATCAGCCGCGGCGGCTCGCTGCAGTGGATCGGGCTCCACTGGATCGACCTGTTCATGTACGTGTTGGGCGAGCCGATCACGTCGGTGTGTGCGCGGTCGAGAACGCCCGCAGACGGCGACATCGACGAGGGGATGGCCGTCCAGTTCGAGACCGAGTCGGGGATCATGGGCACCTTCCAGACGGGGTACTATCTCGGCGAACCCGAGAAGGACACGCGGTTCGCGGTCTACGGCGAGAACGCAACGGCGGACACGCCGCTCCACCACAACCGCGCGCGCCGATCGACCGTCCCGCTCGACATCGTCTCGGACGGTGACGCCTGGGCGACGGCTCCGAAACGCGGCACCGAGTTCGAGTACGGCTACGAGCGGTTCCCAGCGTGGGGCGACTACGTCTGGAAGTTCTTCGCCCACTACTTCGAGGGGCGCGAGTCCGGGGCGATTCCGGCGGACGTTCACGACGCGGTTCGGGTCCTGTCGGTGTTGGATGCGGCCTACGAATCCGCGGCGGGCGGCGGTTGGGTCGCGGTCGAGGACGTCTGAATCGAGCACGAAACTCCACAGTATCAACAAGGTTATTATCGGACGCAAGAGATGTACGACCAATGCCTCTCTCGGACATCAGTGTCGTCGACTTGAGCCAAGCCGTGGCCGGGCCGATCTGCGCCACGTTCATGGCGGATCTCGGGGCGGACGTGGTCAAGATCGAACGGCCCTCGGGCGACGTCTACCGGATCAATCGACGCGAGTTCAACGGAAAGCCGTTCAATCCGCCGTTCGAACTGTACAACCGAAACAAGCGGGCGCTCGGTCTCGATCTCAAATCGGACGACGGGAAGGAGATCTTCTACGACCTCGTCGAGAAAGCAGACGTTGTCCTGCAGAATTGGCCCCCCGGCGTCGCCAAGAAGTTGGGAGCGGACTACGAGACGTTGACCGAGTACAACGACGAACTCATCTACGTGCACGTTACCGGGTACGGCGAGACCGGCCCGGACGCCCGAAAACCCGCGATGGACACGATCATTCAGCACCTCTCCGGGTTTTCGAGCATTCTGGGATACGACGACGATCGACCGCCAATCCGTTCGCAGTCGTCGCTCGCGGACTTCTACGCAGGATACAACGCGACGATCGCGACAATGGGCGCGATCCGCTATCGCGACAAGGGCAACGGTGGTCAGAAGATCGACATTTCGCTGCTCGAATCGATGATGCACAACATGGATGGCGCGTTCGAGTACTACACGAACCTCGACGAGGAGCCACAGAAAGGGCGAGGGAACGCCTTTTTCAATCCGGACATGCTCTACGGCGCGGCGAAGGCCGAGGACGAGTGGATCTGCGTCGCCCTCCTGTTGTACTCCGAGCGCGTGTGGGAAGGGATGTGCCGAATCCTCGATCGACCGGATCTCTACGAGAAACCCGAGTATGAAGACGACGGCGCGCGCGTCGAGGACGCGGAGTACCTGACCGGACTGTTCGAGGAGTGGCTGGCGACACAACAGGCCGACGAGGCGGTCGAGACGCTCCTCGAGCACGGCATCCCCGCGGCTCGTCACAACTCGATCAAGGACACGGCGGAACTCGAACAGGTGGCTGCGCGAGAGGTCTTCGTCGACGTCGAACACCCGCGATACGGTGATCTTACGCTCACGGACACGCCGATTCGGATGTCGAAGTCCGAGCCGTCGATCGATCGACCCGCACCCTTGCTCGGCCAGCACAACCGCGAAGTCCTCGAAGAACACGGCTACTCCGAGGAGGAGATCGAATCGCTGATCGAGCGCGGCGTGTTGGTCTCCGAAGAGCCGTAGGCGATCGTTCACGCCGATAGATCGCGAGAGACGCACCACGAAAGGTTTAGAACGGTATCGGGCGTTGTTCGGTCCGTATGACGGAAACAGATCACGAGCGGCGTATCGTTGGCGGTTGGGAGGGTCGATACTACGAGGATTTCGAGGTCGGGGACGTGTACAAACACCCGTACGGGCGGACGGT encodes the following:
- a CDS encoding CaiB/BaiF CoA transferase family protein → MPLSDISVVDLSQAVAGPICATFMADLGADVVKIERPSGDVYRINRREFNGKPFNPPFELYNRNKRALGLDLKSDDGKEIFYDLVEKADVVLQNWPPGVAKKLGADYETLTEYNDELIYVHVTGYGETGPDARKPAMDTIIQHLSGFSSILGYDDDRPPIRSQSSLADFYAGYNATIATMGAIRYRDKGNGGQKIDISLLESMMHNMDGAFEYYTNLDEEPQKGRGNAFFNPDMLYGAAKAEDEWICVALLLYSERVWEGMCRILDRPDLYEKPEYEDDGARVEDAEYLTGLFEEWLATQQADEAVETLLEHGIPAARHNSIKDTAELEQVAAREVFVDVEHPRYGDLTLTDTPIRMSKSEPSIDRPAPLLGQHNREVLEEHGYSEEEIESLIERGVLVSEEP
- a CDS encoding NAD(P)-dependent oxidoreductase, which translates into the protein MSQPTVGVVGLGRMGSAMAGHLLDSGFDVRGYDVVPEARERAAEGGIEPYPSAADLAAASDVVLTSLPNPDTVRESYLGENGIAAGADDLVAIEASTIDPATTEEVALVAAERGVTLIDSPVSGGPEGAASGTLTIFVGGADDAVSSPPAKPVLDAISNKSFHVGQSGAGHTAKLLNNVMSMGNLMLAMEAVSLGTERGLDGERLLEALRNGGGSSNQFEKRMPRALNRNFDPGFPVSLARKDIGLALDTGEDTDHSMPVTAIIYQLYTKAISEGYGDEDAVAVAKLFESDELIEAGEHVDESYGGY
- a CDS encoding Gfo/Idh/MocA family protein, which encodes MSQTKVGYIGVDHHHRDPYLQLSAQLPVEMVALCEPGKEYTAADIQPHTDRPDEIATDGADIGEIADRAAIYADPTELIADAGVDVIWVTYRNDEVPGFIDAAIDHGVDVICEKPLARTAADLRPLAERADEADVTIGVNYIYRYAAAAQALKARVDDGFFGDIWSVDGRYIGSKLDYRNRSHYIYDDAISRGGSLQWIGLHWIDLFMYVLGEPITSVCARSRTPADGDIDEGMAVQFETESGIMGTFQTGYYLGEPEKDTRFAVYGENATADTPLHHNRARRSTVPLDIVSDGDAWATAPKRGTEFEYGYERFPAWGDYVWKFFAHYFEGRESGAIPADVHDAVRVLSVLDAAYESAAGGGWVAVEDV
- a CDS encoding iron-containing alcohol dehydrogenase family protein, whose product is MSLLDQAFDLRGPDALRFGRGRVAETGDCAARFGDRALLVTDPGVRAAGLAESVVDSLETAGLDVEIFDGIESDPSVSVAHAAAEAAAQSDVIVGLGGGSPMDVTKAAAATVASDRSLLELLESDDPLADSAPTILLPTTSGTGSEVSPAAVLFDDDGEKRGLIDPVLFADVALVDPDLSMQLPSRLTAGTGLDAFAHAVGSYISTDSNEFADALCLRAMDLVETHLRDATFYGGDAPEARVGMSMAATLAMLGRVNGGKSAIHSVAYGVGALYHVPHAEAIAAVMPAVLEYNAPAALDRFASLGDRLYDASGSRRHRAATFVAGVRSLRDDVGFDGDLTALGAAEGDLDALAEASLASERHLRASPRSMDVDDALELLSELL